In Raphanus sativus cultivar WK10039 unplaced genomic scaffold, ASM80110v3 Scaffold1014, whole genome shotgun sequence, a single window of DNA contains:
- the LOC130503561 gene encoding leucine-rich repeat receptor-like protein kinase PXL1, whose amino-acid sequence MTTPQLFFLFCYIAFSLVSSETFQEQEILLAIKSDLFDPSNNLQDWKRPENATGSVHCHWTGVHCDQIGSVAKLLLPNMNLSGNISDQIQSFPSLQVLDLSNNAFECSLPKSLSNLTSLKVIDVSVNSFFGTFPYGLGMATGLTHVNASSNNFSGFLPEDLGNATTLEVLDFRGGYFEGSVPSSFTNLKKLTFLGLSGNNLSGKLPKVIGELSSLETIILGYNGFTGQIPEEFGKLTQLQYLDLAVGNLTGSIPSSLGQLKQLTTVYLYQNCLTGKIPREVGNITSLVFLDLSDNQITGEIPTEVAELKNLQLLNLMRNQLTGTIPSKIAELPNLEVLELWQNSLTGSLPVDLGKSSPLKWLDVSSNKLTGDIPSGLCYHRNLTKLILFNNSFSGQIPEDIFSCPTLVRVRIQKNLISGPIPAGSGDLPMLQHLELAKNNLTGQVPDDITSSKSLSFIDISFNHLSSLPYSIFSSPNLQTFIASHNSFAGNIPNQIQDRPSLSVLDLSFNRFSGQIPERIASLEKLVSLNLKSNQLVGEIPQALAGMHMLAILDLSNNSLTGNIPQNLGASPTLEMLNVSFNKLTGPVPSNNLFAAINQNDLVGNQGLCGGVLPPCSKSLALSARERTPRIHMHHAVFGFIVGTAVIVSLGMIFLAGRWVYRRWDLYSNFAREYLFCKQPREEWPWRLVAFQRLCFTAGDVLTHIKESNIIGMGAMGIVYKAEVMRRPLLTVAVKKLWKSPSPQTDIEDHHHHHHHSQDEEQEDDILKEVNLLGNLRHRNIVKILGYIHNEREVMMVYEYMPNGNLGTALHSKDNKFLLRDWLSRYNVAVGVVQGLNYLHNDCYPPIIHRDIKSNNILLDSNLEARIADFGLAKTMLRKNETVSMVAGSYGYIAPEYGYALTIDERSDVYSLGVVMLELVTGKMPVGDPSFAEEEESIDVVEWIRRKVKRSESLEGVLDPSVAGECGHVIEEMLLALRIALLCTAKLPKDRPSIRDVMTMLAEARPRRKSVSHGGDLPVFRNSPVVGLI is encoded by the coding sequence atGACGACACCTCaacttttctttctcttctgttaCATTGCTTTCTCTCTTGTTTCGTCTGAAACATTTCAAGAACAAGAGATCTTGTTGGCTATCAAGTCAGACCTGTTTGATCCTTCTAACAATCTCCAAGACTGGAAGAGACCCGAGAACGCTACCGGGTCCGTTCATTGTCACTGGACCGGAGTTCACTGCGATCAAATTGGTTCCGTGGCTAAGCTTCTACTCCCCAACATGAATCTCAGTGGAAACATCTCAGATCAGATTCAGAGCTTCCCTTCTCTGCAAGTTCTTGATCTCAGCAACAATGCGTTCGAGTGCTCTCTTCCTAAATCTCTCTCTAACCTCACTTCCTTGAAAGTCATCGACGTGAGTGTGAACAGCTTCTTTGGAACCTTCCCTTACGGTCTAGGAATGGCCACTGGTCTTACACACGTCAACGCCTCCAGCAACAATTTCTCTGGGTTTCTCCCTGAAGATCTCGGCAACGCGACTACACTTGAGGTTTTGGACTTTCGTGGAGGTTACTTCGAAGGCTCCGTACCTTCTTCGTTCACGAATCTCAAGAAGCTGACGTTTCTAGGTCTTTCTGGTAATAACTTAAGCGGAAAGCTACCGAAGGTTATCGGCGAGCTCTCTTCCTTAGAGACCATCATTCTCGGTTACAATGGCTTCACAGGTCAGATTCCAGAAGAGTTTGGGAAGCTGACGCAACTCCAATACCTCGATTTGGCTGTTGGGAACCTCACGGGCTCGATTCCATCTTCTTTGGGACAGCTGAAACAGCTTACAACGGTTTATCTCTACCAGAACTGTCTCACAGGGAAGATTCCTCGGGAAGTCGGTAACATCACTTCTCTTGTGTTCCTTGATCTGTCTGATAACCAGATCACAGGAGAGATACCAACAGAAGTAGCCGAGTTGAAGAATCTGCAGCTTCTGAATCTGATGAGGAATCAACTCACGGGAACCATTCCCTCAAAGATCGCTGAGTTACCGAACCTCGAGGTTCTCGAGCTGTGGCAAAACTCTCTGACGGGTTCCTTACCGGTGGATCTCGGCAAGAGTTCGCCGTTGAAATGGCTAGATGTCTCATCAAACAAGCTAACAGGGGATATCCCATCCGGACTGTGCTATCACAGAAACCTCACAAAGCTCATTCTCTTCAACAACTCGTTCTCAGGTCAGATTCCAGAGGACATCTTCTCGTGTCCGACTTTGGTTCGTGTCCGAATCCAGAAGAATCTCATTTCAGGACCAATACCAGCCGGCTCAGGTGACTTGCCAATGCTTCAACATCTAGAGCTAGCCAAAAACAACCTCACCGGTCAAGTTCCAGACGACATAACATCCTCCAAATCACTCTCCTTCATAGACATATCCTTTAACCATCTCTCATCCCTACCTTATTCAATTTTCTCAAGTCCCAATCTCCAGACTTTCATCGCCTCGCATAACAGCTTCGCCGGAAACATACCCAACCAGATTCAGGATCGTCCGTCTCTGTCCGTCCTCGACCTCTCCTTCAACCGTTTTTCAGGCCAAATCCCAGAGAGAATCGCTTCCTTAGAGAAACTCGTGAGCCTAAATCTCAAGAGCAACCAATTGGTCGGAGAGATCCCTCAGGCACTAGCCGGGATGCACATGTTAGCTATCCTCGACCTCTCAAACAACTCTCTAACCGGGAACATACCGCAGAACTTGGGAGCCTCCCCAACGCTCGAGATGCTGAACGTGTCATTCAACAAACTCACAGGACCTGTCCCCTCAAACAATCTGTTTGCAGCCATAAACCAAAACGACCTCGTCGGAAACCAAGGCTTGTGCGGCGGAGTTCTACCCCCTTGCTCAAAGAGCCTAGCTTTGTCAGCAAGAGAGAGAACCCCTAGAATCCACATGCATCACGCAGTCTTCGGGTTCATCGTCGGAACAGCAGTCATCGTCTCTCTCGGAATGATATTCTTGGCGGGGAGATGGGTGTACAGAAGATGGGATCTCTACAGCAACTTCGCCAGAGAGTACCTCTTCTGCAAACAGCCTCGAGAGGAGTGGCCGTGGAGACTAGTGGCTTTCCAGAGACTCTGCTTCACAGCAGGAGACGTCTTAACACACATCAAAGAATCAAACATCATCGGAATGGGAGCCATGGGGATAGTCTACAAAGCAGAAGTCATGAGACGGCCGTTACTAACGGTAGCCGTTAAAAAACTCTGGAAGTCACCGTCACCACAAACCGACATCGAAGAccaccatcaccatcatcatcacagTCAAGACGAAGAACAAGAGGACGACATACTAAAAGAAGTAAACCTCCTAGGTAATCTCAGACACCGAAACATTGTTAAAATCCTCGGCTACATACACAACGAGAGAGAAGTGATGATGGTGTACGAGTACATGCCTAACGGCAACTTAGGCACGGCGTTACATTCGAAAGATAATAAATTCTTGTTGAGAGATTGGTTATCGCGTTACAACGTGGCGGTTGGAGTCGTTCAGGGACTCAACTACCTACACAACGACTGTTATCCACCGATCATCCACAGAGACATTAAATCGAACAACATATTGTTAGACTCGAACCTCGAGGCGAGGATCGCCGATTTCGGATTGGCGAAGACGATGCTCCGCAAGAACGAGACGGTATCCATGGTGGCGGGATCGTACGGGTACATAGCTCCGGAGTACGGTTACGCGCTCACGATCGACGAGAGGAGCGATGTGTACAGCCTCGGCGTGGTGATGCTCGAGCTGGTGACGGGGAAGATGCCGGTTGGCGATCCTTCGTtcgcggaggaggaggagtcgaTCGATGTTGTGGAGTGGATAAGGAGGAAGGTGAAGAGGAGCGAGAGTTTGGAGGGAGTGCTGGATCCGAGCGTGGCGGGTGAGTGTGGGCATGTGATCGAGGAGATGCTTCTGGCGCTGAGGATCGCGCTTCTGTGTACTGCGAAGCTCCCGAAGGATAGGCCGTCGATTAGGGACGTGATGACGATGCTCGCGGAGGCGAGACCAAGGCGGAAGAGTGTGAGTCACGGTGGAGATCTGCCGGTTTTTAGAAACTCGCCGGTGGTTGGGTTGATTTAG